The following is a genomic window from Campylobacter lari subsp. lari.
ATTTAGATTGTAAAGCAAGACTTGTAAATTCCATTATATATTTTGTATCTAAGAAATGTTTAAATATAGATGGCCTTGGAGAAAATATCGTAGAACTTTTATTTAAAGAAGGAAAAATCACAAATATAGAAAGCATATTTTTCTTAAAATATGATGATTTTTTAAATTTAGAAGGTTTTAAAGAAAAGAAAATTAATAATCTTTTAAACGCTATAGAAAATGCTAAAAAATGCTCTTTATCAAGATTTATCACAGCTTTGGGTATAGAGCATATTGGCGAAGTGGCAGCTAAAAAGCTAGCGCAATCTTTTGGATTTGATTGGTTTTTACAAAGTTATGAAGCTTATGTGAATTTAGAGGGTTTTGGCGAGCAAATGGCAAAAAGCTTGCAAGAATTTACAAAAATAAATCATCAACGCATTAAACATTTTTATGAAATTTTGCACTTAGAAGATGAAAAAAAAGAGCTTGCTTTAAATGAAAATATTTCTAATAAAACCTTTGTTATCACAGGTACTTTAAGCAAATCACGCGATCATTTTAAAGAATTAATCGAAAGTTTTGGAGCAAAGGTAAGCTCATCTGTATCTAAAAAAACTGATTTTGTATTATATGGAAGCGAGGCAGGCTCAAAGCTTGAAAAAGCTCAAAGTTTGGGAGTTAAATGTATCAATGAAGATGAATTTAACGCACTTTTAGGCGGTGATGATGAGGTATGATGTTTTTGTAAGTCAAAAACTAAACATAAGTCGCAACAAAGCTTGTGAGCTTATAGAAAATGAGCAAATTTTATTAAATGATGAGTTTAAAAAAACTTCTTTTAAGATTATAAGTGAAAACCCCTTAGAAGATGAGAGTTTAAAACTCACTCTTTTAAATGAGTTTTATGTAAGTAGGGCAGCTTATAAACTAAAAGATTTTTTGCAAAATTATGCTTTAGAGATTAAAGATAAAATTTGTCTTGATATAGGTTCATCTACTGGTGGTTTTGTGCAAATTTTATTGCAAAATCAAGCTAAGCAAATTTATGCACTTGATGTAGGATCAAACCAACTTCATGAGAGTTTGAAAGAAAATGATGAGATTATAATATGTGAAAACACTGATTTAAGGGAATTTAAAAGCGATATTAAATTTGATCTTATAAGCTGTGATGTTAGTTTTATATCTTTATCACATTTACTTTTTTATATAGATAAATTGGCTAAAAAAGATATCATTTTGCTTTTTAAGCCACAATTTGAAGTGGGTAAAAATATTAAACGCGATAAAAATGGTGTGGTAAAAGATGAAAAAGCTATTGCTATGGCAAAAAATAAATTTGAAAAAGAATGCGCAAATTTAGGCTGGATTTTACAATATCATCAACAATCAAGCTTAAAAGGAAAAGAAGGTAATGTGGAATTTTTCTACGCCTATAGAAAAAACTAAAATCACAAGTTTGGCTATAGGGTGTTTTGATGGTATGCATTTGGGACATTTTGAGCTTTTTAAATATTTAGATAAAAATGGAGCTTTATTTATTATCGCAAAAGAAGAAAAAGAAGCTCTAACGCCTAAGGATTTTAGAATAAATTTGGTTGATTTTCCTTTGATTTTTTGTGATTTTGATAAAGTCAAAAACTATAAAGGTGAGGATTTTTTAAAACTTCTAAGGCAAGAATTTCCCAAACTAGAAAGGATTATCGTAGGCTATGATTTTAAATTTGGCAAAGAAAAAAAATGTAGCGCCAAAGATATACAAAATCTTTGTGGTATAAACACCATCATCATAGATGAGTTTAAAATTCAAAATAAAAGTGTTCATACAAGTATGATTAAAACCTTACTTAAAGAAGCAAAAGTCAAAGAAGCTAAAAATTTTCTAGGTAGATTTTATACTATACAAGCAAATATCATCAAAGGTCAAGGCATAGGTGCTAAAGAGCTTTTTGCAACTTTAAATTTATACGCAAAAGATTTCTTTTTACCCAAAGATGGTGTATACGCGACTTTGGTAAAGATTGAAAATAAAAGCTATCATAGTGTAAGCTTTATAGGTATAAGATCTACTGATGAAAATTTTGCTTTAGAAACGCATATTTTAGATGAAAATTTCACAAATACAAATGCAAAGTCAGTGGAGTTAAGCTTCATTGACTATATAAGAGCTAATGAAAAATTTAACGATATAGCCTTATTAAAAGCACAAATAAGTAAAGATATTAACAAAGCAAAGCAAATTTTAGGAAATTTATAATGAAAGATGAAATTTTTAAAAAACCTTTAGAAAAACAATTTGAATTTGATGCAAATGTTGCAAGTGTGTTTGATGACATGGTGGCTAGATCTGTGCCTTTTTATGCGCAAAATTTAAAGCTTATTACTCAACTAATCACACATTTTGCCCCGCAAAACGCAAAAATTTGCGATCTTGGTTGTTCGACTGCTAGTTTGCTTTTGGCTTTGTTTGAAAAAAGAAAAGATTTGCAATTAAGTGGAGTAGATAATGCCAAGGCTATGCTTGATATTGCTAGTAATAAAACGAGAGCATTTGGGGCTAGAGTGGATTTTTATGAGCAAAATTTAGATGAGTTTAGTTTTTTTAAAAACGATGTATTTGTTGCTACTTATACTATGCAATTTATCCGCCCACCAAAAAGGCAAGAAATCATTGATAAAATTTATCAAAATTTAAATGATGGTGGAATTTTTATCATGAGTGAAAAAATTCTTTATGAAGATGTAAAAATATCAAAAAAAATGATAGAAATTTATGAAAATTACAAACAAGATCAAGGCTATAGCAAATTAGAAATTGCAACAAAAAGAGAAGCTTTAGAAAATATACTCATTCCTTATACTCAAAATGAAAATATAAACATGCTTAAAAATTCAGGATTTAAAATCATAGAAAGTGTGTTTAAATGGGTAAATTTTGAAACATTCGTGGCTTTTAAATGAAATCTAAAAAATGTTTAATCTTTCCAAGATTAAACATTAAATCTAAAATGCATTACATCGCCATCTTGGACGATATAATCTTTACCCTCAAGGCGTAGCTTTCCTGCTTCTTTAGCTCCATTTTCGCCTTTACAGGTAATATAATCTTCATAAGAAATTACTTCAGCTTTTATAAAGCCTTTTTCAAAGTCATTATGGATAACACTTGCTGCTTTTGGTGCTTTCCAGCCTCTTTGTATAGTCCATGATCTAACTTCTATTTGGCCTGCTGTGAAATAGCTTATTAAATTTAACTTTGAAAAAGCAGTGCGTATAACCACTTCAAGTCCACTGCTTTCTATACCTAAGGATTTTAAAAATTCATAATTTTCTTCATCGCTTAAAGCTATCATTTCCTCTTCTATTTTAGAGCAAAGCTTAATGACCTCATGACCTGATTTTGCGGCAAATTCTTTAAGGTCTTTTACAAATTCATTGTCTTCTAAAAGGGAATTCTCATCTACATTTGCTCCATATATCACTTCCTTAGCTGAAAGCAATCTTAGTTCTTTTATAAGAGCATGATAGACTTCATTTTTATTAGCAAAAGAGCTTGCGCTATTGTTTTGATTTAAATGTTCTAAAAGTTCATTAGCTAATGCTAAGCTTTCTTTTGCACCTTTTTCATTAGCTTTTACACCTTTGCTTAATTTTTCTATCTTCTTGCTAAGTTGCTCAATATCTGCTAATATAAGTTCAGTTTCTATAATTTGCACATCACGTACAGGATCAACACTACCTGCAACATGAGTGATATTTTCATCATCAAAACAGCGAACTATATGTAAGATCATTTCTGTTTCGCGTATGTTTGAAAGAAATTTATTACCCAAACCCTCGCCTTTGCTAGCTCCTGCTACCAATCCTGCTATATCTACAAATTCTATATTTGAGCGTATAATTTTTTGAGGATTGACTATCTTTGCTAGTTCTTTCAAACGATGATCTGGCACAGGAACCACAGCTTTATTAGGCTCTATAGTACAAAATGGATAATTTGCACTTTCTGCATTTTGCGCTCTTGTTAGGGCATTAAAGGTAGTTGATTTTCCAACATTTGGAAGTCCTACTATACCAACTGATAAACTCATTTTTGTTTCCTTGAAAGATAAATTAAATAAGCAAGGCACATTCTAACCCCTGCTGAACTTGCGCCAAAGCTATAATATCCCCATGATTTTTCTAAATAAGCTGGCCCTGCTATATCTAAATGCAACCATTTATCTTTGTATTCTTCTCTAATGAAAGAATTTAAAAACAATCCTGCAGTAATAGCCCCACCATAACGACTTGAAGAGGTATTACTTACATCTGCAATGTTAGATTTTATAAGTTCTTTTAAGTAAGGATTAAAATGCAAGATGGTTGCTAAATCCCCACTTTTTTTACTTACTTTAAAAAATTCATCTTGTAATTCTTCTTTATTTCCCATGATAGCGCTTGTGTATTCTCCAAGTCCTACCACGCAAGCTCCTGTTAAAGTAGCAAGATCTATTAATAAATCAGGTTTTAAATCTTGAGCAAAAGAAAGGCAATCAGCTAAAACTAATCTTCCCTCAGCATCAGTATTTCTTACTTCTATGCTTACACCTTCTCTTGAGATAAGCACATCATCAGGCTTATAAGCATTCCCGCCTATCATGTTTTCTGTAGCACCTATAATGGAGTGAATTTCTATATCAAGGTTTAGCTCACTTGCACCTTTAATGATAGCCATAGCAGCAGCCCCACCACTTTTGTCTGCTTTCATAGTAAGCATATAATCAGCTGGTTTTAAACTAAGACCACCACTATCATAAGTCAAACCTTTACCAACAAAAACCACTTTCATCTTAGCATTTTGTGGTTTATATGAAAGGTGGATTAGTTTTGGAGGGTGGATTGAAGCACGATTGACTGCTAAAAATGCTTGCATTTTTTCTTTTTCTAAAAAATCACTTTCATAAATTTTACAAGTAATGTTTGGATTGTTTTTGCTTAAATTTAAAGCATCTTCGGCCATTTTTGCTGGAGTATATGTTTGTGGAATTTCATTAACAATATCTTTTGCAAAATCACATGCTTTAGAAAAAATCTGCCCATAATTAATCCCTATAAGAGCTTCTTCTTGGCTGAAATTTTTATCATTAATTTCATCTTTTGATATAAAAATTTTTTCTAAATTAGAATTTGTTTTTTCTTTTTTGTATTTATTAAACTCATAAGCAGCAAAAGTAAAACCTTGTACTAAAGAATTAAAACTATTTACAATGCATTTTCCCACAACACTTTTAGTTTTAACGCTTTTAATATCAAGTTTTTTTAAAGCCTTAAAAGCATTAGCAAATGTAAGTCTTATATCTTCATACTCTAAACTTTTAAGTTCACTGTAAAGAATTTTATTTTGCATATCTATGCAAATTCCTTCGCCTTTATAATTTGATAATTTGAAAAGTTCTTGACTTTGAGTGTATTTTTCTATATTTTTTTCTTGTACTAAGATGATTTCAAAATCAGCTTGTATAGAATTTATATCTTCATTTTTAAATTCAAAAATCATTTATGAGTCCTTTTTTTGAGTATAGATTTTTCTATTTGTTTCATACCTAAAAATAAAGCAAGTAAAAAACAAGCGATAATAGGCACTGCAAAATACCAGTGATCTCCAGCCCATTCTACTGCAAGCCAAATTTGTTTTCCAAAAAACCATGCAAGTAAAATGGTTATAGCAGCCCAAGCCCAAGCACTAATTAAATTTATAAATGCAAATTTTTTAGCACTATAACGAGTTAATCCTATACTCATAGGTATGATAGTTCTAAAACCATACATATATCTTTGTATGAAAATAATAGGCCAGCCAAAACGCTGTAATAATAAATGCGCTATGGCAAATTTACGCCTTTGGGTGCGAAGTTTTTTCTGAATGTATTTTTTATTATATCTTCCTATATAAAAATATATTTGATCACCTACAAAGCCACCCAGTCCAGCTACAAATATAATTAAAGCTAAATTTACATGCCCTTCATGGGCAAAAATACCTGCTAAAATAAGCGCAAGCTCACCTTCAAGTATGCACCATAAAAAAACTATGATATAAGCCCAATTTTTATAATCATACAAAAGCTGTTTTAAAAACTCCTCCATCATTACACCTCTAATACACTATAAACAGAAGTTAATTTAGATAATTCTTTTTCTCCATCTAAATCTTTTAAATTCAGTAAAAAGCAAGCTTCAACGCAATTTGCATTAAGCCTTTGTATGAGTTTAACAGCAGCTATTGCTGTGCCTCCTGTTGCGATAAGATCATCTATAAGTAAAACATTTGCTTTTTGATTATTAAAAGCGTCAATGTGAATTTCTATAGTGTCGCTACCATATTCTAAGCTATAAGATTCTTGCAAGCATTTTGAAGGTAATTTACCTGGTTTTCTAATAGGTACAAAAGGTAGTTTTAATCTAGCGCTTAGCGCAGCACCAAAAATAAAACCTCTACTTTCTATGCCAACGATATAATCAAGTTTTGCGTTTTGATATTTTTCAACTAAATAATCCATTAAAAATGCAAATGCTTCTTTATTGTTTAGTAAGGTTGTGATATCTCTAAAGATAATTCCTTCTTTTGGAAAATCTTTAATAGCTCTAATGCTATCTAATAAGTATTTTTTATCTTGTTCTTTCATCATAATAATGCCTCAATTTTTGCTTCTAATTCTTTGATTCTTTGTCTTAATTTTTCATTTTCGATACGATATTGAGAATTTCTTGTTCTAAGAGAAGTAAGATCTGCTTTGCTTTTGTTTAGCTCTTCGGTTAAAATGTCAATGTTACCCAAACTTCTTTGAAGTTGAACTTGTAATTTTCTTATAACAATTTCTGTATCATCAAGATTATTTTTTATGAATTCTTTTGCTACTTTTTCTTTGTGAAGTAAGGTTTTATAATAAAGCAACATAATAGTCATATAAATACTAATACAAATTAATATTGTTAATACAAGCCAACTCAAAATCATAGTTTTGCCTCTATTTTACTAATTCGCGCGCAATGTCTTCCACCACTAAAGGAAGTATTGATGAAATTATTTATAATTTCAAAAGCCATATCTATTCCGGTTAGTCTAGATCCTAAGGCTAAAACATTTGCATCGTTATGCTCTCTTGAGAGTTTAGCGCTTAAGGGTTCATTACATAAAGCACAGCGTATGTTTGTATGGCGATTTGCTGCTATACTCATACCAATACCTGATCCACATACTAAAATTCCAAAACTGGTTTCATTAATTTTAGAGCTTAGTAGATGTGCATAATCAGGATAATCACAACGATCATTACTAAAAGGACCTAAATCCTCAAAGTTTATATTTTTTTCTTGTAAAAAATTGATAATTTCTTGTTTTAAAATAAAGCCAGCATGATCGCTTGCTATGTAAATTTTTTCTCTTAACATTTAATAATCACTTATCATTTGAAATTTTAAAGTATTAATTTTATCATATTTAATTAAAATTTTTCTTTCTTATATATAATTATTTTTTAATATTTTCAAATATTTAATTTGATATAATAATACTAAATTTAAGGTAAAAAATGAAGCTTGTTTTGATTGGTTCTTCAACGGGTGGTCCAAGTCAACTAAAGTTTTTACTAAATGATGTAGAACTTAAAGATTGCGCGGTAGTGATTGCTCAACATATGAATCCAGCTTTTATCCCTTCTTTTGTGAATCAATTTAACAAAGAAGCAAAAAGCGATGTTGTCATACCAAATGATAAAGAAGTTTTAAAAAATAAAATTTACATTTGTCAAAGAAATATGGTTTTAGGTGGAAATAATACACTAACACTAAATACTACAGAGCAAACAAGTAGTTTTAATCCAGGGATAGATGTTTTATTCCATTCGGCTATAAATCTTTACAAATACCATAAAATTTTAGCCTTGATTATGACAGGAATGGGTGATGATGGCGCTAAATCTTTGTTTGATCTTTATAAGGTTGGAGTAAGGTGTTTGTGCGAAAATGAAGCAGATTCTATAGTATATGGGATGCCAAAAAAAGCCAGGGATACTAACCCAAATTTAAAACCTATGAGTTTAATAGAACTCAAAAAAGAAATAATAAATTTTATCAAATCATAGGATGGAAAGATGATAAAAATTACAGAAAATGAAATGAGTGATTTTATAAAAATAGTAGAGCAAATAAGTGGAAATAATCTTAATACTAAAAAAGATATTTTATCTATAAAACTGCCTAAATTTTTACAAGAATTAGGTTTAAATAGTCTTAGTGAATTAAATGAAAAAGTACAGCTTCAAAGAAATTTAAAACAAGAAACTATGGATTTTATCACAGTTTGTGAGACTTATTTTTTTAGAGAGTTAGAACAATTAAAAGATGTAATTTATTATATAAAATCTCTTGATAGGCCTATAAATGTGCTTTGTGCTCCATGCTCAAGTGGTGAAGAAGTGTATTCTTTAGCTATTTTAGCAAGTGAGAATTTTGTTAAAGGTATGAATATAGTTGGTATAGATATCAATAAAAAAATGATAGATAAATGTAATGAAATGTTATATTCAGAGCGCTCGGTAGCTAGATTAAATACCATGCAAAAAACGCGTTATTTTGATGTAAAAGATAGGATGTATCAGCTTAAAAAAGAAACTTTAGCCTGTAGATGCCGTTTTGAGCTATGTAATGTTTTTGATGATTCATTATTTAAGCTTGGAAAATTTGATGTGATTTTTTCAAGAAATATGATGATATATTTTGATCAAGATTTTAAAATAAAATTAATGGAGCGTTTTTATAGGGTATTGAATAGAGAGGGCAGAATATATCCAGGAAAATCAGATCTTGTACCTGAAACAGCTTATTTTGAAAAGAATTTTAGTGCGGGCGGGGTTTATTATTCTAAGGTGGATTAATTATATTTTTTATTAAACCACCACCAATAAATTGCTGCAAAGATAAAACATACTCCTAAACCAAAAGTAAAATGGCTTAATTTTAAGCCATGAAATTCAAATAAATACCCAGTAGAAAAAACTATAATAGCGCTAAAACTTAAATATACCATATCATTATAGGCAATCACTCTACCATAGTATCTTTTATCACAATCATTTTGTAAAAGTGTGTAAGTATAGCTCCATAAAGATGAAGTACAAAAACCTGCCATTACTAAGCCTATAAAGGCAAGATAAAAGTTAAATTGCAAGCAAGCCCACATCATTATACCCACACCTTGTGCTAAGTATAAATATACTAAAGTGTTTTTGTTAATATAGGGACTAAGTACATAAGGACCTATGAGTAAAGATATGGCTCTTATAGCATTAGAAAGTCCTATAGCTAAAGGTATGGAAATAACTTTTGCATATTCATATTCAGCTAAAAGTGTAATTAAAACATCATAAGCAGTTATTCCTACAACCCCATGAAGCAAAATCAAATGAATGATTTTTTTATTATTAAATACATAGTTTAAACCTTCTTTTATTAGTATAAAAGGATTATTTTGCGTAGTATTTTTCTCATCGGGTAAAATTAAAGTTTTGAGTATAAGCATGGCACAAAATAGCATTAAAGTATCAGCTATAAAGGCTGGTTTTGCTCCAAAAAGATCTATAAAAAGCCCCGCTGCACCCATACCCAAAGCATATGATACAGCCCATATAATGCTATGAAGTTCATTGCCTAGTTTTAGTTCTTGTGGGGTTAAAATTTTAGGTAAAACTGACATTTCTGTTTGAAAATATATACTAGCAACACCCATGCGAACAAAAGTTAAAAAGTATAAAAACCAAAGCATAGCTAAAGAATTTATAAAAATTAACATAAAAATAGAAATCATTTCAATACCAATCATTGTAAGTAATAAATTTTTGGGTTTAAATCTATCTACTATTATTCCATTTATAGGTGCAAGTATAATAGAAGGTAAAAAAACAAAAATAGCTGAAAAACCTATGATATTTGCAGAGGCATTTAATTCTTTTGTCAAAAGAGTAAAAACACCTACTTGAGAAAACCACGCGCCAAAATAACTTATAAATTGTACCATTGCTAAAAGACGAAAGGTTTTATTGTTTTTAAGTAAAGACCTATAAGTCATGAATATCCTATGAATATATGAAATTAAAGGGCTTGATTATATCCTTTTTAAAATTATTTTACATTTAAATGTTATAATAATTCTTTTTTATAAAAAAAGGTTAATAATGGATAGACTAAGTAAAAAAGAAGCATTAAATTTGCTCCAAAATACACCTTTATATGAACTAGGTGCAATGGCATATGAGAAAAAATTAGAGCTTCACCCTGAAAAAATTACAACTTTCGTGGTAGATAGAAATATAAATTATACAAATATTTGTTGTATTGATTGTGATTTTTGTGCTTTTTGCAGAAAAGAAAAAGATGATGATTCTTATATTTTAAAATACGAAGAAATAGGGCAAAAAATAGAAGAATTACAAGCCATTGGAGGCACTCAAATTTTATTTCAAGGTGGGGTGCATCCAAAACTTAAAATAAAATGGTATGAAGACTTACTTTCATATATAAAAACTAACTATCCAACTATCACTGTGCATGGTTTTTCAGCAGTAGAGATAGCTTATATAGCAAAAGTTTCTAAAATTTCCATAGAAGAGGTTTTAAAAAGATTACAAGCTAGCGGACTTTTTTCTATACCTGGGGCTGGTGCTGAAGTATTAAGCGATAGGGTAAGAGATATTATAGCACCACACAAATGCGACACAGCTACTTGGCTAAGAGTGCATGAGAGTGCGCACAATATAGGCATGAAAAGCACTGCTACTATGATGTTTGGCACGGTTGAAAATGATGAAGAAATTATCGAGCATTTTGATCATTTAAGAAAATTACAAGATAAAACAAATGGCTTTAGAGCTTTTATTTTGTGGTCATTTCAAAGTGAAAATACTCCTTTGATTAAAAAACATCCTGAAATTATCAAGCAAAGTTCTAATAGATATTTAAGATTGTTAGCTTTAGCAAGATTGTATTTGGATAATTTTAAAAATTTACAAAGCTCATGGGTGACCCAAGGTTCTTTAATAGGCCAGCTTGCTTTAAAATTTGGAGCTAATGATTTGGGTTCGACTATGATGGAAGAAAATGTAGTAGCAGCAGCTGGTGCAAAATATAGAATGAATCAAGAGCAAATGATAGAGCTTATTAAAGATATAGGAGAATTACCTGCTAAGCGCGATACAGCTTATAATATCTTAGAGAGGTTTTGATGTTAAATTTAGACTTTAATAATACTAAAATAGACATAATATATGAGAATGAAAACGAGCTTCCTGTGGTATTTTTTAAGCTCATTTTCAAAAATAGTGGAAAAATAGCAGAAAAACACAATAGAGGTTGTGCAAGTATGCTTGCTAGACTTTTAAATGAAGGAAGCAATGATGAGTTTTTTAAGAGCTTAGAATACCGTGCTATAGAGCTTTATGCTAAGGCTAGTTTTGAGCATTTTCAAATTAATATAAAATGTTTAAAAGAACATTTTGATTTTGCTTTAGAAAAATTACAAGAATTATTTTTAAATGTGCGTTTTGATGAAAAAATCTTACAAAGATTAAAAACTTTAGCTTTGGGTGAGCTTGCAAGTTTAAATACTGATTATGATTATCAAGCAAAAAGACTTTTGAATAAGAATGTTTTTATAGATGAAATTTTTGCTAGTGGTCTTGATGGGACTAAAGAAAGCATAGAAAAGATTAGTTTAAAAGAATTGCACGATTTTATGAGTGAAAATTTAGTACTTGATAATGCTTTATTTGTTTTTGGCGGAGATATTAAAGAAGATGAAGTGAAGGTTAAGACAGAAAAAATTTGCCAAATTTTAAAAAGAAATATCCCAAATCAAAACAAAAGCTACAAACTTATTGATGAGAATATAGAAGTAAGTGAACAAAAAAGCACCGAGCAAGCTTATATATACTTTTGCTCCCCATTTAATATACAAATTAACGATGAGAAAATGTATTTAGCTAAACTTGCTTTATTTATCTTGGGTCAAGGTGGTTTTGGTTCGCGTTTGATGGAAGAAGTGCGTGTAAAAAGAGGCTTGGCATATTCAGTATATGCTATGCTTGATGTAAATTTAAATTATAGTAGAGTTTTTGGGTATTTGCAAACTAAAAATGAAAGTTCTAATGAGGCTAAAGCTTTAGTTAAAGA
Proteins encoded in this region:
- the tlyA gene encoding 23S rRNA (cytidine-2'-O)-methyltransferase TlyA; translation: MRYDVFVSQKLNISRNKACELIENEQILLNDEFKKTSFKIISENPLEDESLKLTLLNEFYVSRAAYKLKDFLQNYALEIKDKICLDIGSSTGGFVQILLQNQAKQIYALDVGSNQLHESLKENDEIIICENTDLREFKSDIKFDLISCDVSFISLSHLLFYIDKLAKKDIILLFKPQFEVGKNIKRDKNGVVKDEKAIAMAKNKFEKECANLGWILQYHQQSSLKGKEGNVEFFYAYRKN
- a CDS encoding DedA family protein, giving the protein MEEFLKQLLYDYKNWAYIIVFLWCILEGELALILAGIFAHEGHVNLALIIFVAGLGGFVGDQIYFYIGRYNKKYIQKKLRTQRRKFAIAHLLLQRFGWPIIFIQRYMYGFRTIIPMSIGLTRYSAKKFAFINLISAWAWAAITILLAWFFGKQIWLAVEWAGDHWYFAVPIIACFLLALFLGMKQIEKSILKKRTHK
- the rpiB gene encoding ribose 5-phosphate isomerase B gives rise to the protein MLREKIYIASDHAGFILKQEIINFLQEKNINFEDLGPFSNDRCDYPDYAHLLSSKINETSFGILVCGSGIGMSIAANRHTNIRCALCNEPLSAKLSREHNDANVLALGSRLTGIDMAFEIINNFINTSFSGGRHCARISKIEAKL
- the cmoA gene encoding carboxy-S-adenosyl-L-methionine synthase CmoA, coding for MKDEIFKKPLEKQFEFDANVASVFDDMVARSVPFYAQNLKLITQLITHFAPQNAKICDLGCSTASLLLALFEKRKDLQLSGVDNAKAMLDIASNKTRAFGARVDFYEQNLDEFSFFKNDVFVATYTMQFIRPPKRQEIIDKIYQNLNDGGIFIMSEKILYEDVKISKKMIEIYENYKQDQGYSKLEIATKREALENILIPYTQNENINMLKNSGFKIIESVFKWVNFETFVAFK
- the ychF gene encoding redox-regulated ATPase YchF encodes the protein MSLSVGIVGLPNVGKSTTFNALTRAQNAESANYPFCTIEPNKAVVPVPDHRLKELAKIVNPQKIIRSNIEFVDIAGLVAGASKGEGLGNKFLSNIRETEMILHIVRCFDDENITHVAGSVDPVRDVQIIETELILADIEQLSKKIEKLSKGVKANEKGAKESLALANELLEHLNQNNSASSFANKNEVYHALIKELRLLSAKEVIYGANVDENSLLEDNEFVKDLKEFAAKSGHEVIKLCSKIEEEMIALSDEENYEFLKSLGIESSGLEVVIRTAFSKLNLISYFTAGQIEVRSWTIQRGWKAPKAASVIHNDFEKGFIKAEVISYEDYITCKGENGAKEAGKLRLEGKDYIVQDGDVMHFRFNV
- a CDS encoding membrane protein; protein product: MILSWLVLTILICISIYMTIMLLYYKTLLHKEKVAKEFIKNNLDDTEIVIRKLQVQLQRSLGNIDILTEELNKSKADLTSLRTRNSQYRIENEKLRQRIKELEAKIEALL
- a CDS encoding CheB methylesterase domain-containing protein gives rise to the protein MKLVLIGSSTGGPSQLKFLLNDVELKDCAVVIAQHMNPAFIPSFVNQFNKEAKSDVVIPNDKEVLKNKIYICQRNMVLGGNNTLTLNTTEQTSSFNPGIDVLFHSAINLYKYHKILALIMTGMGDDGAKSLFDLYKVGVRCLCENEADSIVYGMPKKARDTNPNLKPMSLIELKKEIINFIKS
- a CDS encoding bifunctional riboflavin kinase/FAD synthetase, encoding MWNFSTPIEKTKITSLAIGCFDGMHLGHFELFKYLDKNGALFIIAKEEKEALTPKDFRINLVDFPLIFCDFDKVKNYKGEDFLKLLRQEFPKLERIIVGYDFKFGKEKKCSAKDIQNLCGINTIIIDEFKIQNKSVHTSMIKTLLKEAKVKEAKNFLGRFYTIQANIIKGQGIGAKELFATLNLYAKDFFLPKDGVYATLVKIENKSYHSVSFIGIRSTDENFALETHILDENFTNTNAKSVELSFIDYIRANEKFNDIALLKAQISKDINKAKQILGNL
- a CDS encoding CheR family methyltransferase, which encodes MIKITENEMSDFIKIVEQISGNNLNTKKDILSIKLPKFLQELGLNSLSELNEKVQLQRNLKQETMDFITVCETYFFRELEQLKDVIYYIKSLDRPINVLCAPCSSGEEVYSLAILASENFVKGMNIVGIDINKKMIDKCNEMLYSERSVARLNTMQKTRYFDVKDRMYQLKKETLACRCRFELCNVFDDSLFKLGKFDVIFSRNMMIYFDQDFKIKLMERFYRVLNREGRIYPGKSDLVPETAYFEKNFSAGGVYYSKVD
- the apt gene encoding adenine phosphoribosyltransferase, whose translation is MKEQDKKYLLDSIRAIKDFPKEGIIFRDITTLLNNKEAFAFLMDYLVEKYQNAKLDYIVGIESRGFIFGAALSARLKLPFVPIRKPGKLPSKCLQESYSLEYGSDTIEIHIDAFNNQKANVLLIDDLIATGGTAIAAVKLIQRLNANCVEACFLLNLKDLDGEKELSKLTSVYSVLEV
- a CDS encoding leucyl aminopeptidase, which produces MIFEFKNEDINSIQADFEIILVQEKNIEKYTQSQELFKLSNYKGEGICIDMQNKILYSELKSLEYEDIRLTFANAFKALKKLDIKSVKTKSVVGKCIVNSFNSLVQGFTFAAYEFNKYKKEKTNSNLEKIFISKDEINDKNFSQEEALIGINYGQIFSKACDFAKDIVNEIPQTYTPAKMAEDALNLSKNNPNITCKIYESDFLEKEKMQAFLAVNRASIHPPKLIHLSYKPQNAKMKVVFVGKGLTYDSGGLSLKPADYMLTMKADKSGGAAAMAIIKGASELNLDIEIHSIIGATENMIGGNAYKPDDVLISREGVSIEVRNTDAEGRLVLADCLSFAQDLKPDLLIDLATLTGACVVGLGEYTSAIMGNKEELQDEFFKVSKKSGDLATILHFNPYLKELIKSNIADVSNTSSSRYGGAITAGLFLNSFIREEYKDKWLHLDIAGPAYLEKSWGYYSFGASSAGVRMCLAYLIYLSRKQK